A stretch of DNA from Enoplosus armatus isolate fEnoArm2 chromosome 15, fEnoArm2.hap1, whole genome shotgun sequence:
AGCGGTACTTGTATAACAGCACCAGCACCAAAGTCATGACGATGATCACAGTGATCATGATGGTGGCGTTCAGGATGGAGTTGAGGGCTCTCTGTcctactgtgtctgtgtcttcagGGAATGGTGTGTAGATCCTGGgggtgacattttaaaaggacaCATCTCAGTCAAACAGCACAGAATAAAATGCATAATAAATATATTGTCATATATTGTCTGTGTGGAGTGGCTTTCACTGTGATTCTTCTGGTCTGGATAAGAGCTAAAGATATAAAATGTTAGGTTTATGTTCCCTGAGCCAGATTCAAACTCTGCCTTAATGATCTTATGCAATTACAGTACTGTCTAGGTATTCAAACTATGTAGGTATGATATACATTGCATTAACTCCACCTAGTGGCACTGCGGCCATGTTGCGTTTCATTCAAACACTTGACCTGATGAGCTTTGGatcttgtttctctgtctgataAGAGTTACAACACTCACAATCTCTGCCCGTCATTCTGGGTGTAGAAGCTGACGGACTTTATGGTTGCCACGACAACCACCATGCAGAGGGTCACGGGAACAAACAGCATGATGACGTGCTTGGCCCCGTATTTCAAGGTCAACTCttcgtcctcgtcctcctcagcctccaccACGCGTGGAGGCCGAGCGGCGGGGGCCTGTCCGTTCTGCTCCGGTCCACTTCCatttccacctccacctccaccatcacctcctcctcctccaccagctcctgagcCTCCTCTGGACCGTGCTCTGGTCACCGCAGCCTCCTGTGGCTGCTGGGTGACTTCAGGGGCCACATTGGTCTCCTGTTGGTCCTTTGGGTATGGGAGAAGAGTCACTTTATTTTCTAAGTAAACTCAAAAAACAGGAATTTGTACAATAGTTGCATAGGGACAGTTTAAGTAGCATATTTCTATAATAACTTATTTGTACATACAGACATTAATAAGATCAAAAGAACAGTGagaacagcagaaacagctcAAGGATTTCTCAGATTCAGCAAGAACATGCATGTTTATCAAATCTTCCATCTAGGTGTGGTCCAATACAGCCACACCAAGTGATAAATTATGAATAATGTAGGATATCTTGATGGACCAACAGTCTAAGACATACAGTTTACAAAGTACACTCCCTACTGTGACCtattaacatttaatgtttttatttaagagTCGATAATAtggagatgacaggaaatgattgGTGAGAGATAAGGAATGGCATGCAAGAAAAATTACCCAGCCAGGGGCCAATTTCACCATATTTGCATGCTGTGATTTGCAACAAAAGATCATTGGTTTCTCCCATTTATTCAAGTTTCACTACTCAAAGCAAAAGCCATACTTGCTACTCATGGACCAGCATGCAAGAGCCTTGTAGGACTCGCAGATTTAGCAAACAACAATCATTTGTGACACGTGATGCTGCCACAATTTGCGACTTGCAGTACTCACTTTTGTGAAACGGGCACCAGACTCAAAGCTGGGACACTGTGGTTCAAGGTTTCAATCTTGTCTTTAAATTCTATGTTTAGAGGCCATGTGAGCTTGAGAAACCAGAGATTTTGTCTGACCCCAGAATTTGTCACATAAATAGTCCAAATCTATCTTTCTGTTAAAGTTCTGGATCAACAAGACCATCATGATATCATATGAAACACCAACTCAagcgttttgtttttattggcaaAACAAATTGGACAAACACTACTGCAAACTGTTATCAGGCCGTCCATGTTTGCACTTCGGAGCTTAACTGGCACGTTCACACTCACTAGACCAGTTCCTCCAAGTATAACAACTCTGCGCTCGTTCTCACTCACCCCGAGGATCTGTCCCAtcaggacaaaataaaaagccaaatCAAGGAAACTGGGTGAACTAAAACTGCCAGGCTGCCAGGCGAGTCAAGACATGCGGCAACCCAGACATGAAGCAATCTCAGGTACACAGAAATGAAGACAGGAGGCAGCTCTAGACACTGCTCTGAATAATGAAAGCTGCCACAGCTCTTAAACAAGCTGCTGTACAAAATGACCTCACTGTGTGGTACACCACATTGTTTCTCAGGCCTGGGAATAGGGCCAACGTCGGACCCAAGGACACAAAAGATACAGACTTCTTAACTGATTTGTCTTAAACTAACCAGTTACTTTGTGGAGTTGCAATACTGTAGTAGTataccaaaatgtgttttaaaaactTCTTCTTGCCATACTGGCCTGACTCAGCTGTCTGAGCTCATTGATAATCTGGCTGACCATAATATGCCGTTCAAGACAGAAATGACATGTTTTGTAGCTCTCCAAGACCAAGAAATGTTGTTGTAATGTACACGCACAACTGTTATGgggtaaacaaaacatttgtcgAGTTGATAAGTGGACTATGACAGTAAAGGGGGTCTTTGAGTTCTTGACTTGGCTAGGTAGGCCAcacatgtatttacagtatgagccaaatgctaacaaGAAGGTAGCAAGCTGATGCTCACGTTCCTAATGTTCCTAATCTTAGTGTTCAAAGACCTCTTTCCTTATGAGTTATCAAAGTTATCAGACTCAAACTCTCCCACAGTGCGTGGCGTCACAAACTGACAAATAAACAGATGACTCTTTCATCACTGACTGAAACACTGGAGAGCACACAACTAAAACTGTTGGGTAATCATTACCCAATACATCAACACGGACAGAGATAAAGAAATAATGTTAGAGCAACTGTGACGCATTCTTTTATACTGACCATGTTGTTTTCAATATCCTCTGCATTGTTCGCCATGGTTGGCTCGGCAGACACTTGTCCTCACATGCAACCCAAATTCTTTTGCCCTGATGAAAGaggacattttcagtgtgtggcATATAAAATGAGAACAATAAAAGGTCTATCAGTGACAACATGGAACCAAGTTGGTTGTAAATACACAAGGTGTcatatgttgtacagattgtaaagccctgtgaggcaaatttgtgatttgaaaTTGACTTGACAGTGATTTAcaaaacccaaaaaacacatAGAGCGCACATCTTATTCTGGAGTTTTTCTAAAAGCTGTGTTATTGTTACAAAAAATTACACTAATATtagatacaaaaaaaagtaaacgtCTAATGGTGATAATCCATGTTaatctgtcacactgtcaccaATCTGTGTTCATCCGTCAcgttaaaggataggttcacatttctTCCTAACGATCCACTgataattaaaacataaaacatttgagTTACTATCTTAAATTAATACCCACATAATGGTCATAAAGCGATCCCTTCCTAATGTGACTCCATAATCCACACTTGTTCTTGCATTTTAAAGACCAGCTAAAGCTGACATTATTGGGCTGGATATCTCccaaaattccctctttgtgtttcaccAGACAGTGTTCCCTTGATGGGCTCCAGTGGAGGgatagtaacacaaagagggaattttgtactaaaaagacaATAACTTTGGGAGGTGCCCACTGCTGAAGACTAATATTGGCTTTGGCTgaactttaaaatgcatttttgcacaaaacaaaaagtgcgGGTCTCGTCTCCCAGCTCTTACATTGGAGTTACACTGAGAAGGAATCACTTCACAcccagtatgaacaggaggaatgattacagtgaCCAGTAACTCTTTCTATGAGTATTAACAACTACACTGTATATAAAAGGTAGACTAGGAAATAACAAAGATGCAAGCAACTACATTAATAACGTTCATCATGGTGCTAAAGTATACCATCCTATGGACATCAGAATGACAAAAGCGAGATTCTTAACCATTACCTCCAGTGGGGATGTAACATTCACGTTACTGATTAAACGCCggtaaaataataattaattatttgttgAACTGCTGAAGGCTAAATACGACTTATTGCCACCGTTACTTGGTACTTATTCAGAAGCTAGTGGGCGGTAACGTTAATTATCTAACTGTCTTCATTACAAATAGATGTATTTAATCATTAGCGAACGGCTAAAAAGGCTAGTTAGCCAATAATGTCATAACGGCAGAGCAGGCAGCGGCCGCGCTGGGTGGCTAACGGTACATAACTTCCGTAGCTCAAACAAAATATAGTTACTGAACAGCAGGCTTGAAATAATTAAACTTACCTACTGTAAACAATTGTTAATTTCCTTGATTTGGTGTTCTAATGTGTTCTCAAGTAGGTTTAAAACCCGGGcactttctcttctttgttgTTCCTGTCTTCTCACAGAACATCCGGCCGCTGGTGTAAACTACTTCCTGCTCGCACGCCTTCAGGGAGCGTTCGGGATCAAAACGTTGTTCCAGATTTGTTtggactttttgttgttttgtttacgCTATAATAATATTGGtggtaaaaataaatcaaactagCATGCATCGGATCTTGTCGAGCCAATATTAGCTTTTAAACCGACAACAGTCTCCAGTTagcaacaaaaaacagaaccgttggaaaataaaataggTGAGTTGTTCTTCCGGTGTTAAAGGTCAACTCGTCCCGAGAAGAAGCAAGGATCCAAGAAAGTCGACTCATACTAAAAACCGATTAAAAACATGGTTAGTACGTCGTGATACAATGTTTAGagtatatatgttttatgtatgcACGTGAGACCACTAGTAGTCAACGAAATGTGTCGATTTTATCGTTTTATTTCATTAAGCAGGTGTTTAGTAAGGCTGCAAGCTCTCTGCTAAAGTTAGCATGAATGGCGGTTGGCAGTTGAGCAGCTGCAGTGAACCACACTGACTGACTCGGGCTAATAAAGCTCAGATTTACTGCTTACCAATAGCTATTGGTACATTGTTAGTTAGCTGCTACTTTCTTATCGCTTAAAGTCAATGTTGGCTAACACAGCTAACTCACTGAAAGACTTGAGTCTCAGATGTGCGTCTGTTTACTTAGCTAGTCTTTGAATCTTTGaacatgcagagaaaatacggatttttttgtttaatatctACAGACTATTATCTTCTACAAATATAGCTACGCGTTAAATGAACGAAATCACGGCGAAATAAGTCTAATTAGCTGCGACTTTACCTCTTTAAGACCTTAAACATCGTGACAATTTTCCGTCATTGGATTAATTTACCACCAGTGATCAAAGCAGTGAATAAAGAACAGTTAGTCTGTACAAACAGCCCCTAAAATCTTATCATATTCagtttacatttatatattgtGGAGCAAAGCTTGCACGTATGTATATGTTTGAATATGTAACGCAACAGTGGTTCATTAATTCAGCACACTCAGAATAGATGTTTTTTGGCTACTCCGGATTATTGTTTTACCAAGATGTTGAAATGAATACTTAAACCACAGTTTTAACAACATGTGTCTGGTTTTTCAGTCTCACACCATCCTGCTGGTGCAGCCCACCAAGAGGCCAGAGGGAAGGACATACGCTGACTATGAATCTGTCAACGAGTGTATGGAAGGTAAGctgatggtgtgtttgtgccCGGTTCTTCTGAAGGACTAGTGCACTCATACAGTGACTTGTCGTGACATTTCCACTCCTCTTTGGCTTCCACGTAGATGTTCTCCCTGCGTCCTTCAGGACTTTTGCTGCATGTCCTGCCACTGCAACACTAAATAAGAGCTACCTTTCCGTAAAAGTCGCAATCTGTAAAATGTATGCAACTCGTGTATACTTGCATGAGGAAATGATGGTTCTTCTGAGTAAGACAGTACAAATAAAACCCTCCACCAgctacattattatattaagtaATTATTAAATATGCATGTAGCATGGTCATAATTTCTAAATTATTCTAATCGTTATTTTTCTATGAACTATTAATAGTAGTAATTGTAAGATTTTGGTGTGCTGCTGTAAAGCACATGAAATATGACAGTAACACTTAAATTATGAAAGATTGATATGCAGCATCTGTTATACCCATTGTCTTCACTGAAATATGCCAGATCATAGATTTTTAAGTTGAGTACTCAAATAGTGTTTATTGTGGTCTGATTGGCCCGAGATATAGAAATGAAACTATGTAGGTAGGGACTACATTTGTCAGACAGTTTACCAAATCCCTGTCCAGTCAAtaggaaaatgttttgtcattgttttgcatcttatttgtcttttttctctaaTTAATGTTGGTGATTGGGTTAACATGTTTTACATCCAGGAGCGTAATGCACTGTACCCTCTGTCTTCTGCACAGGCGTGTGTAAAATGTACGAGGAACATTTGAAAAGAATGAACCCCAACAGTCCTTCGATAACATACGACATCAGCCAGCTGTTTGATTTCATCGATGACCTGGCTGACCTCAGCTGTTTGGTGTAAGTTTGACGAGGAAACAAACTCATGACATTAGTGATTTTTAAATGAGGCGACTCTCAATCTGATGTGATTGTAATACAAGACTTTGGTTGGACTCCACAAGTAtgcacagatacagtatgttgttcATACTACATGTGTTGTAATTTTAAGTAGTGTCCCAGAGGCTTTTGTATTTTGAGGGGAGTCCATGAAGATGTTGAACACAAAATAACTGTTAGAGACATTTTGTATAGAAGCACAATGTTTAGTGAAATTCCCTCTTGTGCTGTGATTGATTCATTTATAGGCAACAAAGCAATAAGCAAAATTCTGTCTTATGGGAGGTTtattgtctctgcctctgtctgcacTTCCATGTGGAGGGTTCACCATATTGTGGGCCGTCCCAAACCAGTTCGTCAGGAGTAGAAGTGCACTTTAAAATCCTCCGACAGCATTATGGTTCTCCAGTGCTCCTCAACAGAAGCACCCATGCCTTAAACTGGCGGAAACACCATTCAAATTAAAGTTAGCTCTCAATACTTCATGATACATCACTATACATGATATGTGTAGCCACTACTACACTActgatataataaaataataaataataataaaaatattctaTATGCATgcatcagtttttaaaatgatccaATCTACACAGTTTATTTTGCAGCACAAGCTCATTGTTTAGATGTTTGCGGGGAAGTGGCACATAACACAACTGTAGGGtgaactgtgtttttatctgtatCCATGGCAACTGCTGTTTCCTGCTAATGGGAGAGCTTGGCCCGTGTGTCCCACATTTCTACCTGTTTATTTACACCCTCCCTCTAGAGTTACTGGAGTTACTCCATAGTGAGTTGTTGGTGGGGAGGGACCAGTTTGGGGAAATGGGCTGAATCCCTTAAAACCATAATCCCCCGTGGGAATCTGCATTTGTCGTCCAGGGATACAGGAACACCTGATTGTCATATTTAGATAGATTAACCTCTCCCGGCCAAAAAGCTTTCATGTAATTATTTAGAACCTAAATATTTTTTGACGATGAAACCACATGAGAGAACACTGCCCTGTTGTTCGTCTCTCTTCAGTTCATCCGCTATCTGTTggcatctttttatttttctgatcaGTCATCAGGAGGTGtgctttgtttgtattttcatatgTCCATCACAAGGCCACCAAAACATGTATACTACTCATTAAACAGCCCTACAAGGACatcttttgatgatgatgatgatggtgatttgATTTAATACGCACATTTTTAGGTATGAGTAGTTTCTAAAGATTTCAGCCTCTCATATTTCcaccttgttgtttttacccttattcattcattcttctttcttcaaATGTGTATGTATTAGGATAAAACCCTTTGTAACTCGTTGTCAAGGCGGTCCTTGTTAGTGAGTGCAGAAAGCTAAGCAGTTAAGCTTTGCAGAGATGTAGAGCACACCGCTGCGAATAACCTGTAAGAGCAGATGAAACTTGAAGTGGGGGGTTCAAGCCCCTGTGTATACAAGCAACCACTCTGCTTAAGTGCCCTTGAGCCCAGCCATGgtgcctttctctctcccagtaGTGGAACTTGACTGACGACAAGCAAACAGAGAAATTGAGAAGGAAAGTGTCTCATtcggttgtttttttaaataaattgaCGTCCTGCGTGCAAACTGTGCATCAAGAGGGACTGAACATCCAGGGCAGCCATGCCTACGAGAAATTTGAAACTGAATGTCATTTTTTCGTGCTGCTTCAGGTACCGCGCCGACACACAGACGTACCAGCCGTACAATAAGGACTGGATAAAGGAGAAAATCTACGTGCTGCTTCGCCGTCAGGCCCAGCAGGCAGCAAAGTGAAGCCTCTGAGGGGCTGAAGGATGGAGGGGCGGGGGTCAATGTTAAGTTTCTTACAAGTAACTTGGTTTGATTAAGttgtttttgacagttttttttctcatcgaGGGGaggtgtattttgtattttaacgTTTGACTTGTTAATAaaaatttcatttcaatagCAAAAGTTTCTGAActgagtttgttttctcttgttccTGTTATGTCTcatttgtcctttttcttttctacgtctttcttttttccttccttccattgGTTTCCTGTCTTTCTATCCTACATGTTATTgtcctgtcttttcttttcctgccatgttcctgtctgtttttctgtgtttctattgtttctgttctctttctgtttcttgaacagtttgttttgacTGTAGTTGAACCTGACTATTTACTGAACATGGTAACTTCCCTCACTTTGGGAATGAAAGTTAGAAAACTAAATTGTCCGTCCTTCTTCAGTGGctcccttcttttctcctttttactctgtttttcttttactgtcttTTTCCTCGTTAGTCTGTATCTTTCCATCTTTTTCCTCCTGTCACTCAGTCTGCTGTCGACTAGAAAAGTGCTAAGATGACAGTTTGTCCTGCAGTCTGGCACAAGGTAATTTCCCCAGTTTCTGCTAATCCGTGTCTCAAAatatggattttcttttctggaCATTGAAAATTGGAcctaaaaaaagacattttcctcCTTCCAAagtttcctttctcctttcgcgctttctttttttgttgtttttgttgtttctctgtcctttttaaaaCGTTTTCCTTCTGtcacccttcctccctcttgGACTTGTGTGCTGCTGACTAGGAAGGTGCTACTGAGGATGTCAATTTGCTTTGCTGTAGCCCACATGgtgattttctcctttttctttcaataCAGTGGCAAACAAGCACGTCTCGAAATATTGAAtcgttttttttgtgtgctgtggAAGAATATCTACAATTTCCTgacaacagacaacaacaaacgTGAACCCTCGTGAGAAtaagattaaaaatgaaattttcctccttttggtttctgtcttgtcttttctctttgttttgtcctttgttatttttttgttattttactgccttcttcctcttttcttttcggCTTTTCATCCTCAGTTTTTGCTCAAGTGACAAATAAGGtctgaaaatattgtttttctatAACTGCCTGGAAAAAATACTTCCTggacttttaaaataaatgagccTAAAGACGGACCTTGTTTCCTTACTGCCCTGACTTTGTGCCTGATGTGATTTCcatcctttttgtctttttggtttGTCTTGGACAAGTTAACTTTAAAAGCTTCTTGTAACAGTGACAATTTGCATGAACATGGTAATCCTCGTTTCTCTCAGTACAGTGGCAAATGAGTTAGTCTGGAAatatagattttcttttatagATTGGGAAATATATT
This window harbors:
- the LOC139297984 gene encoding enhancer of rudimentary homolog, with protein sequence MSHTILLVQPTKRPEGRTYADYESVNECMEGVCKMYEEHLKRMNPNSPSITYDISQLFDFIDDLADLSCLVYRADTQTYQPYNKDWIKEKIYVLLRRQAQQAAK